One window of Doryrhamphus excisus isolate RoL2022-K1 chromosome 13, RoL_Dexc_1.0, whole genome shotgun sequence genomic DNA carries:
- the cmpk2 gene encoding UMP-CMP kinase 2, mitochondrial, which produces MQMSRRSMALVPRWSSRVFSVDVDGGPVYFQIQNKHPGRGGKTVKRLFDASMQKDGICYSLLVSSDDKIRNAKFYWELEDKLLGELPPQCRVSPMCSFLPEVKDSLIRGYFFKGAPSVTERLLRHFLQRDDPVLVCSYTSDEEKEDDPLWTQHLWTHAQNHYIMPAEPPQYSPATLNIVNSDVFYSVNEACDVLKKCADIIPEATSVLELLSRSAGGGVEARSKPDVPVIVLEGLDATGKTTLTASLRDALEATLLQSPPQCLSPWRGRFDQEPPIIRRAFYAVGNYITAQQIAHQASKKPVIVDRFWHSTAAYAIATAVSGSMCDLPAEGSELYRWPSDLLQPSLVILLTLDPEERKRRLRDRGQGKTKEEHELDQNQHFRLRVEEAYRRISGPTCISVDASSSAEQVLQQVLLLIKAKCHL; this is translated from the exons ATGCAGATGTCACGACGCAGCATGGCACTTGTTCCCCGATGGTCCTCCCGTGTTTTCTCCGTGGATGTGGACGGAGGGCCAGTCTACTTTCAAATTCAAAACAAACACCCCGGAAGAGGAGGAAAGACAGTGAAGCGGTTGTTCGATGCTAGCATGCAAAAGGACGGCATCTGTTACTCTCTCCTTGTTTCCAGCGATGACAAAATCCGCAATGCTAAGTTTTACTGGGAACTTGAAGATAAACTATTAGGAGAACTTCCACCGCAGTGTCGTGTATCTCCTATGTGCTCATTCCTGCCTGAAGTCAAGGACTCACTCATAAGgggctatttttttaaaggtgctCCCTCTGTGACGGAAAGACTTTTACGACATTTTCTGCAGCGTGACGACCCTGTGTTGGTGTGCTCCTACACGTCAGATGAGGAGAAAGAAGATGACCCACTATGGACTCAGCATCTTTGGACGCACGCACAGAATCACTATATTATGCCAGCAGAACCTCCCCAGTACTCCCCTGCAACGCTCAACATAGTTAATTCGGATGTTTTCTACAGTGTCAATGAGGCATGTGATGTTTTAAAGAAG TGTGCTGACATCATCCCAGAGGCCACATCTGTACTGGAACTGCTGTCCAGAAGTGCCGGTGGTGGCGTGGAGGCCAGAAGCAAACCTGATGTCCCTGTTATTGTCTTAGAAGGCCTGGATGCCACAG GCAAAACCACGTTGACTGCGTCTCTCAGGGATGCACTGGAAGCCACTCTTCTGCAATCCCCTCCTCAGTGCCTCTCCCCCTGGAGGGGTCGCTTTGATCAAGAGCCCCCCATCATACGCAGGGCCTTCTACGCTGTGGGCAACTACATCACAGCGCAACAAATAGCCCACCAAGCCTCCAAGAAACCTGTCATTGTTGACAG GTTCTGGCACAGCACGGCTGCTTACGCCATCGCAACAGCAGTGAGTGGTTCAATGTGTGACCTCCCGGCAGAGGGCTCCGAGCTGTACCGCTGGCCAAGTGACCTTCTCCAACCGAGTCTGGTTATCCTACTCACCCTGGACCCTGAGGAGAGAAAGAGGAGGCTGAGGGATAGAGGTCAAGGAAAGACTAAAGAGGAGCATGAGCTTGATCAAAACCAACACTTCAGACTCAG AGTGGAGGAGGCTTACAGACGAATCAGTGGACCAACTTGCATCAGCGTGGATGCTAGCTCCTCTGCCGAGCAAGTGCTCCAACAAGTGCTGCTTTTAATTAAGGCCAAATGCCACTTGTAA
- the rsad2 gene encoding S-adenosylmethionine-dependent nucleotide dehydratase RSAD2 isoform X1, translating to MFSVIAGHLQLVQLCIMTILSFFNRLLDNVRFSWGACTGPGTGPGVNKTSPKAVTPTSVNYHFTRKCNYKCGFCFHTAKTSFVLPLEEAKRGLTLLRDSGMEKINFSGGEPFLDEKGDYLGKLVQYCKQELQLPSVSIVSNGSMIREKWFQKYGEHLDILAISCDSFNEATNQLIGRAQGSKSHLDSLYKICSWCQQYKVAFKINSVINAFNVDEDMVEPIVRLNPVRWKVFQCLLIDGENVGEKALREAERFIISEEQFQDFLDRHSSVPYLVPESNEKMRNSYLILDEYMRFLDCREGRKDPSKSILDVGVEKAINFSGFDEKMFLKRGGKYVWSKANMKLEW from the exons ATGTTCTCCGTGATAGCAGGTCATCTGCAGCTTGTGCAGCTCTGCATTATGACCATCCTCTCTTTTTTTAACAGACTTTTGGACAACGTTCGCTTTTCCTGGGGAGCCTGTACAGGGCCAGGCACTGGGCCAGGAGTCAACAAAACAAGCCCGAAGGCAGTGACTCCCACCAGCGTCAACTACCATTTTACACGCAAGTGTAACTACAAGTGTGGCTTTTGTTtccatactgcaaaaacatccTTTGTGCTGCCTCTGGAGGAAGCCAAGAGAGGCCTCACACTCCTGAGGGATTCAG GAATGGAAAAAATCAACTTCTCTGGTGGAGAACCATTCTTAGATGAAAAAGGAGACTATCTTGGAAAATTGGTCCAATACTGTAAACAAGAGCTCCAACTTCCAAGTGTCAGCATCGTCAGCAATGGAAGTATGATCAGAGAAAAATGGTTCCAAAAATATG GTGAGCATCTTGACATCCTGGCAATATCTTGTGACAGTTTCAACGAAGCGACCAACCAACTGATTGGCCGAGCTCAAGGCAGCAAGAGTCACCTGGACAGCCTGTATAAGATCTGTAGCTGGTGCCAGCAGTATAAAGTGGCCTTCAAAATCAACTCGGTCATCAACGCCTTCAATGTGGATGAGGACATGGTGGAGCCAATTGTTCGGCTCAATCCAGTCCGATGGAAG GTGTTCCAGTGTCTGCTGATTGATGGTGAGAATGTGGGTGAGAAAGCCCTCAGAGAGGCTGAGAGGTTCATCATCAGTGAGGAGCAGTTTCAGGACTTTCTGGACAGACACAGCAGTGTCCCCTACCTGGTTCCTGAGTCCAATGAGAAG ATGAGAAATTCTTACTTGATCTTGGATGAATAC ATGCGTTTCTTGGACTGTCGAGAGGGTCGAAAGGACCCATCCAAGTCCATCCTCGATGTTGGCGTGGAAAAGGCCATCAACTTCAGTGGCTTTGACGAGAAAATGTTTCTAAAAAGAGGAGGGAAGTATGTGTGGAGCAAAGCCAACATGAAGTTGGAGTGGTGA
- the rsad2 gene encoding S-adenosylmethionine-dependent nucleotide dehydratase RSAD2 isoform X2, with amino-acid sequence MEKINFSGGEPFLDEKGDYLGKLVQYCKQELQLPSVSIVSNGSMIREKWFQKYGEHLDILAISCDSFNEATNQLIGRAQGSKSHLDSLYKICSWCQQYKVAFKINSVINAFNVDEDMVEPIVRLNPVRWKVFQCLLIDGENVGEKALREAERFIISEEQFQDFLDRHSSVPYLVPESNEKMRNSYLILDEYMRFLDCREGRKDPSKSILDVGVEKAINFSGFDEKMFLKRGGKYVWSKANMKLEW; translated from the exons ATGGAAAAAATCAACTTCTCTGGTGGAGAACCATTCTTAGATGAAAAAGGAGACTATCTTGGAAAATTGGTCCAATACTGTAAACAAGAGCTCCAACTTCCAAGTGTCAGCATCGTCAGCAATGGAAGTATGATCAGAGAAAAATGGTTCCAAAAATATG GTGAGCATCTTGACATCCTGGCAATATCTTGTGACAGTTTCAACGAAGCGACCAACCAACTGATTGGCCGAGCTCAAGGCAGCAAGAGTCACCTGGACAGCCTGTATAAGATCTGTAGCTGGTGCCAGCAGTATAAAGTGGCCTTCAAAATCAACTCGGTCATCAACGCCTTCAATGTGGATGAGGACATGGTGGAGCCAATTGTTCGGCTCAATCCAGTCCGATGGAAG GTGTTCCAGTGTCTGCTGATTGATGGTGAGAATGTGGGTGAGAAAGCCCTCAGAGAGGCTGAGAGGTTCATCATCAGTGAGGAGCAGTTTCAGGACTTTCTGGACAGACACAGCAGTGTCCCCTACCTGGTTCCTGAGTCCAATGAGAAG ATGAGAAATTCTTACTTGATCTTGGATGAATAC ATGCGTTTCTTGGACTGTCGAGAGGGTCGAAAGGACCCATCCAAGTCCATCCTCGATGTTGGCGTGGAAAAGGCCATCAACTTCAGTGGCTTTGACGAGAAAATGTTTCTAAAAAGAGGAGGGAAGTATGTGTGGAGCAAAGCCAACATGAAGTTGGAGTGGTGA